GGAAGCAGTTGTCGATGGCCAGCAGCGCGCCCGAGCGATGGGCAATGTCGGCGAGCGCTGCGATATCGACAATCTCGGAGAGCGGGTTGGAGGGGGTCTCGGCGAACAACAGGCGCGTTCGGGGCGTGAGCGCCGCCTCCCAAGCCGCCAGGTCGGAGAGTTCGACGTAGCGTGTGGTGATACCCAGCTTGCCGAAGTACTTGTCGAACAGGCTGACGGTGGAGCCGAACAGCGAGCGCGAGGCGACGATCTCATCGCCGGCCTGCAGCAGGGCGAGCACGGTCGCGAGTATCGCCGCCATGCCGGAACTCGTCGCCACGCAGCGCTCGCCCCCTTCGAGCGCCGCCAGGCGGCGCTCGAAGGTGTGCACCGTGGGGTTGGTGAAGCGCGAATAGACGTTGCCCGGCTCCTCGCCCTTGAACTTGCGTGCCGCCTCGGCGGCGCTGGCATAGACGAAGCTCGACGTGGGGAAGATCGGCTCGCCGTGCTCCTGTTCATGAGTGCGGTGATGTCCGGCACGAATCGCCAGGGTTTCCAGCGCCCAGCCGTCGTCGGGGAATGTCTCGTCATGCATGCTCGGCCACCTCAGTCGTCGATGTCGTCTTCCTGATTGTGCATGCCCACCAGCGCGTGGGCACCGACGCTCTGCTGCTCCTTGGCAGCGTCGTTGCGCGAGGCCTCGAGGGCCGAGAGGTAGCCGTCGTCGATATCGCCGGTGATGTAGTTACCATCGAACACCGAGCAGTCGAACCGTTCGAGACCGGGGTTGACTTCGCGGCAGGCGGCCTTGAGGTCATCCAGATCCTGATAGAAGATGCGGTCGGCACCGATCAGCTCGCCGACCTCAGCCTCGCTTCGGCCATGCGCGATCAGCTCGGCGGCCGCCGGCATGTCGATACCGTAGACGTTAGGATAGCGCACCGGTGGCGCCGCCGAGGCGAAGTAGACCTTGTTCGCCCCCGCGTCGCGTGCCATCTGGATGATCTGCTTGCAGGTGGTGCCGCGAACGATGGAGTCGTCCACCAGCAGCACGTTCTTGCCCTTGAACTCGACGCCGATGGCATTGAGCTTCTGGCGCACCGATTTCTTGCGCTGGGTCTGCCCCGGCATGATGAAGGTACGGCCGATGTAGCGGTTCTTCATGAACCCTTCACGATAGGTCACCCCCAGGTGCTGGGCGAGCTCCAGCGCCGAGGTGCGCGAGGTATCGGGAATCGGGATCACCACGTCGATGTCGTGCTCCGGCCATTCGCTGCGGATGCGGTCACCGAGCTTGCGCCCCATCTGCATGCGCGTGCCGTAGACGTAGGCGCCGTCGAGGATCGAGTCGGGGCGTGCCAGGTAGACGTGCTCGAAGATGCAGGGCGACAGCGTGGGCGCATCGGCGCACTGCTGGGTATGGAATTCGCCCTCCATGTCGACGAAGATCGCCTCCCCCGGCGCCAGGTCGCGGTGCAGTTCGAAGCCGCCGACATCGAGCGCCACCGACTCGGAGGCGATCATCACCTCCTGGCCCGTGCCTTCGTCGCGGGTGCCGAACACCACCGGGCGGATGCCGTTGGGGTCGCGGAAGGCGACCAGGCCGACACCGTTGATGATCGCCACCGCAGCGTAGCCGCCGCGGCAACGACGATGCACCCGCCGCACCGCGTCGAAGATGTCGCCGGGGGAAAGGTGCAGCCCCTGCTTGCCCAGCTCATGGGCGAAGACGTTGAGCAGCACCTCGGAATCCGAACTGGTATTGATGTGGCGCAGGTCGGAGGAGAACAGCTCCTGCTTGAGCTGGTCGGAGTTGGTCAGGTTGCCGTTGTGCGCCAGCGCAATGCCGTAGGGCGAATTGACGTAGAACGGCTGCGACTCGGCTTCGCTGGACGAGCCCGCGGTGGGGTAGCGCACATGGCCGATACCCAGGTTGCCCTGCAGCCTCGCCATATGGCGCGTGTGGAACACATCGCGTACCAGGCCGTTGCTCTTGCGCAGCAGAAAACGTCCTTCGCTCCAGGTCATCATGCCCGCAGCATCCTGGCCGCGATGCTGAAGCACCGTCAGGGCGTCGTAGATCGCCTGGTTAACGGTCTGCTTGGCCAGAAGGCCGACGATACCGCACATTCCACCTTACCTCGC
This portion of the Billgrantia sulfidoxydans genome encodes:
- the purF gene encoding amidophosphoribosyltransferase; its protein translation is MCGIVGLLAKQTVNQAIYDALTVLQHRGQDAAGMMTWSEGRFLLRKSNGLVRDVFHTRHMARLQGNLGIGHVRYPTAGSSSEAESQPFYVNSPYGIALAHNGNLTNSDQLKQELFSSDLRHINTSSDSEVLLNVFAHELGKQGLHLSPGDIFDAVRRVHRRCRGGYAAVAIINGVGLVAFRDPNGIRPVVFGTRDEGTGQEVMIASESVALDVGGFELHRDLAPGEAIFVDMEGEFHTQQCADAPTLSPCIFEHVYLARPDSILDGAYVYGTRMQMGRKLGDRIRSEWPEHDIDVVIPIPDTSRTSALELAQHLGVTYREGFMKNRYIGRTFIMPGQTQRKKSVRQKLNAIGVEFKGKNVLLVDDSIVRGTTCKQIIQMARDAGANKVYFASAAPPVRYPNVYGIDMPAAAELIAHGRSEAEVGELIGADRIFYQDLDDLKAACREVNPGLERFDCSVFDGNYITGDIDDGYLSALEASRNDAAKEQQSVGAHALVGMHNQEDDIDD